The genomic DNA CTTGCAGAAGGAGTTTCAATTATAAAAGAAACAATCTTTGAAAATAGATTCCAGCATGTGCTTGAACTACTAAGACTTGGAGCTAACATTACAATAGATGGAAATACAGCTATAGTTAAAGGAGTAGAGAAACTTATAGGTGCAAAAGTTATGGCGACAGACCTAAGGGCCAGTGCATCCCTTGTTGCTGCAGGACTTGCAGCTGAAAACACTACAGAAATCTACAGAATCTATCACCTTGAGAGAGGCTACGAAAATCTTGAAAAAAAACTTCAATCCCTTGGAGCATACATAGAGAAGGTAAAAGCAGAAAAGCCTTTCTAAACAGGGAGAAGTGATGTTTATTTTCCATACAAAAGTGGCAAGCACAGAAATATATCTTGCATCCTTAACAGTTTTTATCCTGATAACAATTCAAATAATAAAAGTTATCATTCAACGAAAACTACAAAATAAATTCCTTAAAGCTTTAATTGAAAGTTTAAGCGGTATCTTATTTTTTATAGCAGGATTTTCTATCTCTAAACTTGTTCCATCTCCACTTCTAAAGTTTGTATTTGAAGATTTTTCAATTTTAATAGGCTCTGTATATCTTACCCGGGCACTCTATATAGCAGAAGAAGCAGCAACCCTACCCAGATTTATAACATTTTTCTTTCTCACACTTGCATTTATTACATCAGTATTTACACACTTCAATTTCTTTAATTTAGATGTTAAGATTCTTCTTTTTCTACGAAAATTATTCATAATTCTTGCATTTATACCTCTAATTACATCTTTAACATCTCTTCTTAAAGAAAGTATCAGGAACATTGTTTCTATTTCTCTGTTTATATCCTACTTAACTTTTTCAATACTGTGGCTATCTGGTCTAATAACTTTTGATACAAAAGCCATTGTAGGAATAGGTGTAATCGCTGTAATAAGTTTATTTTACAGCTGGGTTATTACACGAGGAACAGAGTTTATTAAAAATTTTATTGATAAAGAATTTGTGAGAAAAAGAGACATTGTTGTTTTAATAAAAAATCTCAAACTTCTAATTACCCTTATTTTTATCTTTTTCCTGAAAATTTCCCTGGAATACTTTTTCAATCTTGATAATCTTTTCTACATTTTAAAACAAACCTATTTTATTAAAACGGAACTGTTGAAAATAAGCTTCTACAATATCATCATTTCCATCTATTATGGATTTTTCCTGACATCTTTGCTCAATGTAGTAAGAAAAGGAATAAAACTTTACTTCCCAAAACACAGGCGCACAATAGAAGGCGGATCGGCAGAAGCACTCATATTTAACATAGGAATTCTCTTTGTTTTCATGGTGGTTCTATCTTCTCTTGGTATAACATGGAAAGTATTGCTTCCCATAGCAGGAACTCTCGGAGTTGGTATAGGTTTCGGACTTCAAACCATAATGAACAATTACATGAGCGGATTTATTTTACTTTTTAGTAAAAAACTGAAAATAGGAGATATCGTTGAACTTCCTCTTTCTGTTCCAACTTTGGGAAATGAAGAGAAAAATGTTTTTGGGAAAATTGAAGATATTGGCATTCTTGCAACTTTAATAAGAACAAATGATGGAGTTGAGATAGCCATACCAAACTCAAATTTTATATCTTCTCCTATAGTGAACTTCTCTCATCACGATCCGTTTGTAAGACTAAGAATTCCTGTAGGTGTATCTTACTCTTCAGACCCTGAAACAGTAAGAAAGGTTCTAACAAAAGTTCTTGAAAACATGCCCGGTGTCTTAAAAACTCCCAGGCCTAAAGTCTGGTTCTGGGAATTCGGTGAAAGCGCCCTTATATTCATTGCATCTTT from Desulfurobacterium atlanticum includes the following:
- a CDS encoding mechanosensitive ion channel family protein, with translation MFIFHTKVASTEIYLASLTVFILITIQIIKVIIQRKLQNKFLKALIESLSGILFFIAGFSISKLVPSPLLKFVFEDFSILIGSVYLTRALYIAEEAATLPRFITFFFLTLAFITSVFTHFNFFNLDVKILLFLRKLFIILAFIPLITSLTSLLKESIRNIVSISLFISYLTFSILWLSGLITFDTKAIVGIGVIAVISLFYSWVITRGTEFIKNFIDKEFVRKRDIVVLIKNLKLLITLIFIFFLKISLEYFFNLDNLFYILKQTYFIKTELLKISFYNIIISIYYGFFLTSLLNVVRKGIKLYFPKHRRTIEGGSAEALIFNIGILFVFMVVLSSLGITWKVLLPIAGTLGVGIGFGLQTIMNNYMSGFILLFSKKLKIGDIVELPLSVPTLGNEEKNVFGKIEDIGILATLIRTNDGVEIAIPNSNFISSPIVNFSHHDPFVRLRIPVGVSYSSDPETVRKVLTKVLENMPGVLKTPRPKVWFWEFGESALIFIASFWIDIRKEIKIEEIRSRFYYTAWRELKKAGVEIPFPQHDLWFKNTLKVEIDSRKNPE